A window of the Candidatus Cloacimonadota bacterium genome harbors these coding sequences:
- the coaE gene encoding dephospho-CoA kinase (Dephospho-CoA kinase (CoaE) performs the final step in coenzyme A biosynthesis.), with the protein MMKLANKTVIGLTGGIGCGKSTATNFFLEKSIPIIDADKLGHKILEEIKIKNELVFSFGKIILADGEISRKKLGKLVFSDKSKLEKLNEIVHPVLIERIQQRVNSLHNRFVIIDAALLLDWETDNLCDFIVIIKAEYETRVKRLENYKNLSREDAEARIRAQKFDTSKCDFLISNNSTKHEFYSKLEIVWKKIIDYSGG; encoded by the coding sequence ATGATGAAACTGGCGAATAAAACCGTAATAGGATTAACCGGTGGAATTGGATGTGGTAAATCAACTGCAACCAATTTTTTTTTAGAAAAATCAATTCCAATTATTGATGCGGATAAATTGGGGCATAAAATTTTGGAAGAAATTAAAATAAAGAATGAACTTGTTTTTTCCTTCGGAAAGATAATCTTAGCTGATGGGGAAATTAGTAGGAAAAAATTAGGAAAACTTGTTTTCAGTGATAAATCCAAATTAGAAAAATTGAATGAAATTGTTCATCCCGTTTTGATAGAAAGAATCCAACAACGAGTAAATTCTCTGCACAATCGTTTCGTGATAATTGATGCTGCCCTATTGCTGGACTGGGAAACGGACAATCTTTGTGATTTTATCGTTATTATTAAAGCTGAATATGAAACTAGGGTAAAGCGATTAGAAAATTATAAAAATCTTTCCAGAGAAGATGCAGAAGCAAGAATACGAGCTCAAAAATTTGATACAAGCAAATGCGATTTTTTGATTTCTAATAATTCCACTAAGCATGAATTTTATAGTAAATTGGAAATTGTCTGGAAGAAAATTATAGATTATTCGGGTGGTTAG
- the flhB gene encoding flagellar biosynthesis protein FlhB, whose protein sequence is MAENNDRTKEEKTEEPTPYRLRKAREEGNVAKSTDLNSAAILLSSLLLFYLISGTLMENITNSFQRIFTLSSNFELNINSFLLFAPKIILYTLSILFPIFGTLFLVGLLINFIQTGFVFATKPLNPDFSRINPVNGFKKLFSLKNLFEVVKTILKISIVGVIAYLTLKSELGKILSVADRTSWQIFKHISNTALTLGFRCGFAILILAIIDFIYQRYDYRKNLRMTPQEVREEQKELIGNPEIRRKIRKIQIILSRRRMMRSVPDADVILTNPTHYAIALKYDPKKMSAPMVLAKGKLKIAIRIAQIAKENNIPVLEKPELTRSLFPVTEVGKEIPAEFYEIVAEILAQIYKRSGKANSRMHTT, encoded by the coding sequence ATGGCTGAAAATAACGATAGAACCAAAGAGGAAAAAACAGAAGAACCTACTCCATATAGGTTGCGGAAAGCCCGGGAAGAGGGGAATGTAGCAAAAAGTACAGATTTGAATTCTGCCGCAATTCTTCTCAGCTCATTGTTGCTTTTCTACTTAATTTCTGGAACTTTAATGGAAAATATAACCAATTCTTTTCAACGGATTTTTACTCTTTCATCAAATTTTGAACTTAATATAAATTCATTCCTTCTTTTTGCTCCCAAAATAATTTTATATACTTTAAGTATTTTATTTCCAATTTTCGGAACACTTTTTCTGGTGGGATTACTGATCAATTTTATCCAAACAGGTTTTGTTTTTGCCACTAAGCCACTTAACCCGGATTTTTCCCGAATCAATCCGGTGAATGGATTTAAAAAACTGTTTAGTCTGAAAAATCTTTTTGAGGTTGTAAAAACAATTTTAAAGATATCCATAGTGGGAGTAATTGCCTATCTGACTTTAAAATCTGAGTTGGGGAAAATATTATCGGTTGCTGATCGCACCTCTTGGCAGATTTTCAAACACATTTCCAACACAGCACTCACTCTTGGGTTTCGATGCGGTTTTGCAATTTTAATTCTTGCAATTATTGATTTTATTTACCAACGTTACGATTATCGAAAGAACCTGCGGATGACTCCTCAAGAAGTTCGGGAAGAGCAAAAAGAATTGATTGGAAATCCGGAAATACGGAGAAAAATTCGCAAAATTCAAATAATATTATCGCGACGCAGAATGATGAGAAGCGTGCCTGATGCGGATGTGATACTTACAAATCCAACCCATTATGCGATTGCTCTAAAATATGATCCGAAAAAGATGTCCGCTCCAATGGTGCTTGCAAAAGGAAAACTCAAAATTGCCATAAGAATTGCCCAAATTGCCAAAGAAAATAATATTCCTGTACTGGAAAAACCCGAACTAACGCGCAGTTTATTTCCAGTTACAGAAGTGGGTAAAGAGATTCCGGCAGAATTTTATGAAATAGTTGCAGAAATTTTAGCCCAAATTTATAAAAGAAGCGGAAAAGCTAATTCACGAATGCACACTACATAG
- the folP gene encoding dihydropteroate synthase: MNRILHLTNQNEIITEMKKVGVSSQGIRAMSDKAFGLVIKLKHVKTGAANIIKQDMLSLGGDAAVARGVVNGQIERSDVIILGNENNIKKLLNKLSHQNIFEIPELRKDIQQLLYLRNKQQEKFINARGYQLNLNRTLIMGIVNISPDSFYDGGKHNRKDEAILHIEKMIENGADIIDIGGESTRPFATKISVAEELERIMPIIEESLKKFDIPLSVDTYKSEVAKKALQTGVHIINDISGLNFDKKMASTIAQYSDVPVVVMHIQGTPQNMQKNPKYNDVIEDIIDFLSRSIQIGENAGINQNNFIIDPGIGFGKTVLHNMEIIKRISEFKCLGKPILLGCSNKSFIGKILKSEKSERLEGTLAVNSYGIMNGVNILRVHEVRENKKMAQMIDALRKT, encoded by the coding sequence ATGAACAGAATTCTTCATCTGACTAATCAAAACGAAATTATTACCGAAATGAAAAAAGTCGGAGTTTCATCACAAGGAATTCGGGCGATGTCTGACAAAGCGTTCGGCTTGGTAATCAAATTGAAACACGTTAAAACAGGTGCTGCCAATATAATCAAGCAAGATATGCTCAGTCTTGGTGGAGATGCTGCTGTAGCAAGAGGTGTAGTCAATGGTCAGATAGAACGCTCTGATGTGATAATTCTCGGAAACGAAAATAATATAAAAAAATTGCTAAACAAATTATCCCATCAAAACATTTTTGAAATTCCCGAATTGCGTAAAGATATTCAACAACTTCTTTATCTGAGAAATAAACAGCAGGAAAAATTCATTAATGCTCGGGGATACCAACTTAATCTAAATCGGACCTTGATTATGGGCATTGTAAATATTTCTCCTGATTCTTTTTATGATGGAGGAAAACATAATCGGAAAGATGAAGCCATTTTACACATCGAAAAAATGATTGAAAACGGAGCGGACATAATTGATATTGGGGGTGAATCCACTCGTCCGTTTGCAACAAAAATTTCTGTAGCCGAAGAATTAGAACGCATAATGCCAATTATCGAAGAATCTCTAAAAAAATTCGACATTCCCCTATCAGTTGATACATACAAATCCGAAGTTGCAAAAAAGGCTCTCCAAACTGGAGTGCATATTATAAATGACATAAGCGGTTTGAATTTTGACAAAAAAATGGCCTCAACCATCGCACAATATTCCGATGTTCCTGTCGTTGTCATGCATATTCAGGGCACTCCCCAAAATATGCAAAAAAATCCTAAATACAACGATGTGATTGAAGATATTATTGATTTTTTATCTCGAAGCATTCAAATCGGTGAAAATGCCGGAATAAATCAAAATAATTTTATCATTGATCCCGGCATAGGATTCGGTAAAACCGTTTTGCATAACATGGAAATCATAAAACGGATATCGGAATTCAAATGTCTTGGCAAGCCGATTTTACTTGGATGTTCAAATAAAAGTTTTATCGGAAAAATTCTAAAATCGGAGAAATCAGAAAGACTTGAAGGCACCTTAGCCGTAAACAGTTACGGAATAATGAATGGAGTAAATATCCTTCGAGTGCATGAAGTGAGGGAAAACAAAAAAATGGCTCAAATGATAGACGCTTTAAGGAAAACATAA
- the fliR gene encoding flagellar biosynthetic protein FliR: MPEIPLEKIEVFLLILFRVSTMLILMPVFSSKMIPGKIKIAISLFIAYILFPTIATSSAIFPLQNILQFFILAVQEIFIGITVAFVWHLLFFSLRIAGSITGFQMGFFVASVIDPNDGSQTPIISELYFIAGMLIFFAINGQHRLIESLIYSFEKIPFGNLFAGQSLLNNLTGLFQATFIFALQIAFPIMATLLLVEISFGFITRVAPQMNIFMVSFPLKIGIGIFILMYSMPFLRYIFSRTYNYFSVNVITIIKILGSG; this comes from the coding sequence ATGCCTGAAATTCCTTTAGAAAAGATCGAGGTATTTCTGCTTATTCTTTTTCGAGTAAGCACAATGCTGATTTTGATGCCGGTTTTTTCATCCAAAATGATTCCGGGAAAAATTAAGATTGCAATTTCTTTATTCATTGCTTACATTTTATTCCCCACAATTGCAACGAGTTCTGCTATTTTTCCTCTTCAAAATATATTACAATTTTTTATCCTGGCAGTTCAGGAAATTTTTATTGGCATAACCGTGGCTTTTGTGTGGCATTTGCTCTTTTTTAGTCTTAGAATTGCCGGAAGTATAACCGGTTTTCAAATGGGATTTTTTGTCGCATCAGTGATAGATCCCAATGACGGATCGCAAACTCCGATAATTTCGGAATTATATTTTATCGCAGGCATGCTTATTTTTTTTGCGATCAACGGTCAGCATCGTTTGATAGAGTCATTGATTTATTCATTCGAGAAAATTCCATTCGGAAATCTTTTTGCCGGACAATCCTTACTTAATAATCTTACTGGGCTTTTTCAAGCAACTTTTATATTTGCGCTTCAAATAGCTTTCCCGATTATGGCAACTTTACTCTTGGTTGAAATTTCTTTTGGATTTATCACAAGAGTTGCACCTCAGATGAATATTTTCATGGTGAGTTTTCCGCTGAAAATTGGGATTGGGATATTTATTCTTATGTATTCAATGCCGTTTTTACGCTATATTTTTTCTAGAACTTATAACTATTTTTCTGTAAATGTAATAACAATTATTAAAATATTAGGTTCGGGGTAA
- the fliP gene encoding flagellar type III secretion system pore protein FliP (The bacterial flagellar biogenesis protein FliP forms a type III secretion system (T3SS)-type pore required for flagellar assembly.) has translation MKKITVFSLLLIMLVAPLVAAPIPGVSLDLATSDSPENVAVSLKILGLLTVLTLIPSILIMMTSFTRLIIVFQFVKRALGLNQLPSQILIGLSLFLTFFIMSPVLSNINKNALQPYMEKKITQKEALKVAETGIKNFMYKQTRQKDIQLFIKHYQMPKPETREDLPLTIMIPAFMISELRIAFQIGFILYLPFLMIDIIVSSVLLSMGMMMLPPMMISLPMKVLVFVLADGWYLLVGSLMSGFK, from the coding sequence ATGAAAAAAATCACAGTATTTTCATTACTACTCATTATGTTAGTTGCTCCCCTCGTAGCTGCCCCAATTCCCGGTGTTAGTTTAGATTTGGCTACAAGTGATTCCCCGGAAAACGTAGCGGTCTCATTAAAAATTCTCGGTTTGTTAACCGTACTCACTCTGATACCTTCCATATTGATAATGATGACCTCTTTTACTCGCCTGATCATTGTGTTTCAATTCGTAAAACGAGCTTTGGGATTAAATCAATTACCAAGCCAGATACTCATCGGTTTGTCATTATTTCTCACATTTTTCATCATGTCTCCTGTTTTATCTAATATAAATAAAAATGCTCTCCAGCCCTACATGGAAAAGAAAATTACTCAGAAAGAAGCTCTTAAAGTAGCTGAAACCGGGATAAAAAATTTCATGTATAAGCAAACGAGACAAAAGGACATACAATTATTTATCAAGCATTATCAAATGCCTAAACCGGAAACGCGTGAAGATTTACCCCTTACGATAATGATTCCCGCATTTATGATAAGTGAATTGCGAATTGCTTTTCAGATTGGTTTTATCCTGTATCTTCCTTTTTTAATGATAGATATTATTGTGAGTAGTGTCCTGCTTTCTATGGGAATGATGATGCTTCCACCAATGATGATCTCGCTACCAATGAAAGTGCTTGTCTTTGTGCTGGCAGATGGCTGGTATTTGCTGGTGGGTTCATTAATGTCAGGTTTTAAATAA
- the fliO gene encoding flagellar biosynthetic protein FliO, protein MGQEDQLPADSLVSVDYSGVEGMGKLFLFFLLIIALFILFIYLIKKFRISQYGKSVPTDDIKVVHTLYIDQKKKILFLKMFEEIYVLGSSDNNINLITKITDSETLQKFSNDSQNISKRVSSKFQKILKKRQ, encoded by the coding sequence ATGGGACAAGAGGATCAACTCCCTGCAGATAGCCTCGTATCAGTAGATTATTCCGGAGTAGAAGGAATGGGAAAATTGTTTTTGTTTTTCCTGCTTATAATCGCATTATTCATTCTCTTTATTTATCTTATAAAAAAATTCCGCATTTCTCAATATGGCAAATCTGTTCCTACCGATGATATAAAAGTAGTACACACGCTCTATATTGACCAAAAGAAAAAAATATTATTTCTTAAAATGTTTGAAGAGATCTACGTTCTTGGGAGCTCTGATAATAATATCAATCTGATTACAAAAATAACAGATTCTGAAACATTGCAGAAATTCTCGAACGACTCCCAAAATATTTCAAAACGCGTTAGTTCAAAATTTCAAAAAATATTGAAAAAAAGACAATGA
- the cdaA gene encoding diadenylate cyclase CdaA, with protein MSFLTPSFFDILDILIVTYIFYRIVMLFKGSKTYHIIWSLVVLLIFYFLAEFLNLSLLGSIVKIFKDSWFLIIIILFQQEIRASLVKVGQNAFFQGIFPPQKTFEFTELLNAIRTMSHNRIGGIFVIVLKVGIDDYIMTGEKIDASISEKLILTIFNERTILHDGSIVIQDNRIVAAKVILPLTTQKKYVHEFGTRHQAGIGISEQTDAFVILVSEETGKISTVKNGLIHEDISIDILSQKLHDETGE; from the coding sequence ATGAGTTTTCTTACTCCAAGCTTTTTTGATATCCTTGATATTCTGATAGTAACCTATATTTTCTATCGGATTGTAATGTTATTTAAAGGTTCAAAAACATATCATATAATTTGGTCTCTCGTTGTTCTTTTGATATTCTACTTTTTGGCGGAATTTCTAAATCTTTCTTTACTCGGTTCAATTGTCAAAATCTTTAAAGATTCATGGTTTCTGATAATAATAATTCTTTTCCAGCAAGAAATTCGTGCCAGCTTGGTTAAAGTTGGGCAAAACGCTTTTTTTCAGGGCATATTCCCTCCGCAAAAAACTTTTGAGTTCACAGAATTGCTTAATGCAATCCGCACAATGTCCCACAATCGCATCGGAGGAATTTTTGTAATTGTTCTAAAAGTCGGAATAGACGACTATATAATGACAGGTGAAAAAATTGATGCGTCTATTTCCGAAAAATTAATACTCACAATCTTTAACGAGAGGACAATTTTACATGATGGTTCAATCGTGATTCAAGACAACCGTATAGTAGCAGCAAAAGTAATTCTTCCTTTAACTACCCAAAAAAAGTATGTGCATGAATTCGGAACGCGTCATCAGGCTGGTATAGGGATTTCCGAACAAACTGATGCTTTCGTCATACTCGTTTCAGAAGAAACCGGGAAGATTTCCACTGTGAAGAACGGCTTGATCCACGAAGATATTTCCATAGATATACTTTCACAGAAATTGCATGATGAAACTGGCGAATAA
- a CDS encoding TldD/PmbA family protein, which translates to QKIFEISEADETEIFISKSKHALTRFANNYIHQNVDNESNSIRIRTIIGKKTASASTNSFTENALKKTLANAIDATKLQHENQKLLPLLPAQEYKPKDNFSEATKNFTAKKRAEMVSKAVTLCKKNKMEASGIFSNFLQEFAIANSNGLFAYDRSTETEFSITAIDGIASGWNEILRKDVNDVDVEKSAMIAIEKANLSKYPNKIDPGKYDVILEPAAVAEIIMFLLWKGFNGMDYMEGTSFLKANLNKKVFSDNFSIIDDPFDQEITCQPFDYEGSPIQKVILVEKGIPKNFVTNRWIAKQTGVENNCHAIPLPQQGAYPFAMSVKNGTSSLNKMIENSSKAILVTHFHYSNLIDPMELVITGMTRDGLFLVEDGKISKPLKNMRFTDSVLKIFSNIEEISQNREFAGGFFGGGFLVPAMKISNFNFSSSTEF; encoded by the coding sequence ACAAAAAATATTTGAAATTTCCGAAGCAGACGAAACAGAAATTTTTATCTCAAAATCAAAACATGCTTTAACGCGATTCGCAAATAATTATATTCATCAGAATGTAGATAATGAATCTAACAGCATTCGCATAAGAACTATAATCGGGAAGAAAACAGCTAGCGCTTCTACAAATTCTTTCACCGAAAACGCTCTGAAAAAAACATTGGCAAATGCAATAGATGCCACTAAATTGCAGCATGAGAATCAAAAACTACTACCACTTTTGCCAGCTCAAGAATATAAGCCGAAAGACAATTTTTCAGAAGCAACTAAAAATTTTACTGCCAAAAAACGTGCTGAAATGGTCTCTAAGGCTGTAACTCTTTGTAAAAAAAATAAAATGGAAGCATCCGGTATTTTTTCAAATTTTTTGCAGGAATTTGCAATTGCCAACTCAAACGGTTTGTTCGCTTATGACCGTTCAACTGAGACAGAATTCAGTATTACAGCAATAGACGGAATTGCATCTGGTTGGAATGAAATTCTGAGAAAAGATGTGAATGATGTGGATGTGGAAAAATCCGCTATGATCGCCATTGAAAAAGCAAACTTGAGCAAATATCCAAATAAAATTGACCCGGGCAAATATGATGTGATTCTCGAACCGGCTGCAGTGGCGGAAATTATTATGTTTTTACTATGGAAAGGTTTCAACGGAATGGATTATATGGAAGGGACATCTTTTTTAAAAGCGAATTTGAACAAGAAAGTGTTTAGCGACAATTTCTCCATTATTGATGACCCTTTCGATCAGGAAATCACCTGCCAGCCTTTTGATTATGAAGGTTCACCTATCCAAAAAGTAATCTTGGTTGAAAAGGGGATTCCAAAAAACTTTGTTACAAATCGTTGGATTGCAAAACAAACCGGAGTGGAAAACAATTGCCATGCGATTCCCCTACCGCAGCAAGGTGCTTATCCATTTGCAATGTCTGTGAAAAATGGTACAAGTTCTCTAAATAAGATGATTGAAAATTCATCCAAAGCAATTTTGGTAACCCACTTTCATTATTCAAATCTGATTGATCCAATGGAATTGGTGATTACCGGAATGACACGAGATGGATTATTTTTGGTAGAAGACGGGAAAATTTCTAAACCATTGAAAAATATGAGATTTACCGATAGCGTTTTAAAAATCTTTTCCAATATCGAAGAAATTAGTCAAAACCGAGAATTTGCCGGTGGCTTTTTTGGGGGTGGCTTCTTGGTCCCAGCTATGAAAATCTCCAATTTTAATTTTTCCAGTTCCACAGAATTTTAA
- the fliN gene encoding flagellar motor switch protein FliN yields the protein MPANTNNEKIQESINKNLVISLAEVLEKATDKKISVSSSPKSNFESKQLKQLLSENFIIVPVTVKGDSNLEIEEVFALSPSTTAYLADLLMMGDGTATYESSQHLDAIKELFNQTLGSVTSAVKSENEISLEFTNVDSLEVGLDAPIWGKIPWSSYLLNIQDTESEEVKNLLHLISKPATTSEIAEDDKPQIEKSVSRKGKTLGRDISMLVDISLPIVIELGRAEMLMGDILEIGPGSVIELDKTSGDYVDVYVNDKKFAKGEVVVVDENFGVRIMELISAEDRLKKLK from the coding sequence ATGCCAGCCAATACAAATAATGAAAAAATCCAAGAGAGTATCAACAAAAATTTGGTTATTAGCCTAGCTGAAGTTCTGGAAAAAGCAACTGACAAAAAAATTTCGGTTTCAAGTTCTCCAAAATCGAACTTCGAATCAAAACAGTTAAAGCAGCTTCTTAGTGAAAACTTTATCATCGTCCCCGTTACGGTAAAAGGAGATAGTAACTTAGAGATTGAAGAAGTGTTTGCCCTTAGTCCTTCCACAACTGCTTATCTCGCAGATTTGTTAATGATGGGTGACGGAACAGCCACCTACGAGAGTTCCCAACATCTTGATGCGATCAAAGAATTGTTCAACCAAACTCTTGGTTCTGTAACTTCTGCAGTAAAATCCGAAAATGAAATTAGTTTAGAATTTACGAATGTTGATTCACTCGAAGTTGGATTGGATGCTCCAATCTGGGGAAAAATACCATGGAGTTCTTACCTGCTAAACATTCAGGACACGGAGAGTGAAGAAGTGAAGAATTTACTCCATTTAATTAGTAAACCCGCGACAACAAGCGAAATTGCGGAAGATGACAAACCTCAGATTGAAAAAAGTGTGTCCCGGAAGGGAAAAACTCTTGGTAGAGATATTAGCATGCTTGTTGACATCTCCCTTCCTATTGTAATAGAACTCGGACGCGCCGAAATGCTTATGGGAGACATATTGGAAATCGGCCCTGGTTCAGTTATCGAACTCGATAAAACCAGCGGTGATTATGTGGACGTATATGTAAACGACAAAAAGTTTGCAAAAGGCGAAGTGGTTGTAGTGGATGAGAACTTTGGTGTGAGAATAATGGAACTTATTTCTGCTGAAGATAGATTAAAAAAACTTAAATAG
- a CDS encoding PLP-dependent aminotransferase family protein: MYLDLQNVFSDRAKGMKKSIIRELLKLTAKPEIISFAGGLPSPQSFPVEEVKEVVNEILINEPEIALQYGSTEGDKVLVDQLIIHSKNAGMDITNKNLLVTTSSQQGLDLISKIFINPGDKVIVELPSYVGGLGAFNAYQAKMIGVPQDEDGMSAIILREKLAELKQKGEKPKFIYIVPDFQNPAGMTMTLERRKEILAIASEYKVLVIEDSPYRELRFEGEHVPTMYSLDDKGIVLLLGTFSKIFAPGFRIGWIIAHPDIINKLVIAKQSTDLCAPTFSQRIIGRFMEKGYLQKNIKKIIEMYREKRNLIVEYFEKHMPDGVSWTVPEGGLFLLVTMPKGYDSEILFKEAIEQNVAFVIGSAFNCDDSGKNTMRINFSYATIEQIKEGTKRLAQTIRDHKK; the protein is encoded by the coding sequence ATGTATTTAGATTTACAGAACGTATTCTCAGACCGTGCCAAAGGCATGAAAAAATCAATAATCCGCGAATTGCTAAAACTAACCGCAAAACCTGAAATAATTTCTTTTGCCGGTGGTTTGCCATCTCCTCAATCTTTTCCAGTTGAAGAGGTAAAAGAAGTGGTCAATGAAATTTTGATAAACGAGCCGGAAATTGCTCTTCAATATGGTTCTACAGAGGGTGATAAAGTCCTTGTTGATCAACTTATCATACATTCAAAAAATGCAGGAATGGACATCACAAACAAGAATTTACTTGTTACTACATCCTCCCAGCAAGGGCTTGATCTTATTTCAAAAATTTTTATTAATCCCGGAGATAAAGTAATCGTGGAACTACCTTCATATGTTGGTGGGTTGGGTGCATTCAATGCCTATCAAGCAAAAATGATTGGAGTTCCACAGGATGAAGATGGGATGAGTGCAATAATTTTGCGTGAAAAATTGGCAGAATTAAAACAAAAAGGTGAAAAACCAAAATTCATTTACATTGTTCCGGATTTCCAAAATCCTGCCGGAATGACTATGACTTTGGAACGTAGAAAAGAAATTCTGGCAATTGCTTCAGAATATAAAGTGCTGGTGATTGAAGATAGCCCCTACCGTGAATTACGCTTTGAAGGCGAACATGTGCCCACGATGTATTCCCTTGATGACAAAGGAATCGTTCTTCTGCTTGGAACATTTTCAAAAATTTTCGCACCCGGTTTCCGAATTGGTTGGATCATTGCCCATCCTGATATCATCAATAAACTTGTTATTGCAAAGCAATCTACTGATCTTTGTGCCCCAACTTTTTCACAACGTATTATAGGTCGTTTTATGGAAAAGGGTTACCTGCAAAAAAATATTAAAAAAATTATCGAAATGTATAGAGAAAAACGCAATCTCATCGTTGAATACTTTGAAAAACACATGCCCGATGGTGTTTCTTGGACAGTTCCGGAAGGTGGCTTATTCTTGCTCGTAACAATGCCCAAGGGATATGATTCGGAAATTTTATTCAAGGAAGCTATTGAACAAAATGTGGCTTTTGTGATCGGTTCTGCATTCAATTGTGATGATTCCGGAAAAAACACAATGCGGATTAATTTCTCCTATGCCACGATTGAGCAAATCAAAGAAGGCACAAAACGTCTCGCCCAAACTATAAGGGATCATAAAAAGTAA
- a CDS encoding flagellar biosynthetic protein FliQ, whose amino-acid sequence MSQQLALNLLQETIKIGMTVTAPILLTSLVVGLIISIFQVVTSVQEFTLTFIPKILATALVVILILPWATSSFVSFTRMLFRYIIQVAR is encoded by the coding sequence ATGTCACAGCAATTAGCACTCAATTTACTGCAGGAAACAATTAAAATCGGTATGACTGTTACCGCACCCATCTTGCTTACAAGTTTGGTCGTGGGGCTAATTATCAGTATTTTTCAGGTAGTAACTTCAGTACAGGAATTTACCTTGACTTTTATCCCAAAAATTTTGGCTACTGCGCTTGTCGTGATTCTAATTTTACCTTGGGCTACCAGTTCATTTGTTTCCTTTACGAGAATGCTGTTTCGCTACATAATTCAGGTTGCCAGATAA
- a CDS encoding response regulator, which produces MKILVVDDDKSSRIMMAEILKKYGECKSANSGTEAVGKFKRAVSYKEPFDLITLDITMPDKNGLEVLTEIRKVEKNKKAKPVKILMVTARDDKTNVLISIKAGCDGYIKKPISADTVLDKVKALGFKLK; this is translated from the coding sequence ATGAAAATATTAGTAGTAGATGACGACAAAAGTAGCCGAATTATGATGGCAGAAATTCTTAAAAAATATGGCGAATGCAAATCCGCTAATAGCGGAACAGAAGCAGTAGGAAAATTTAAGCGTGCTGTTTCCTACAAAGAACCCTTTGATTTAATCACATTGGACATAACAATGCCCGATAAAAACGGTTTAGAAGTTTTAACTGAAATTAGGAAAGTTGAAAAAAACAAAAAAGCAAAACCAGTTAAAATCCTAATGGTTACGGCTCGAGATGATAAAACCAATGTGTTAATCTCAATTAAAGCTGGATGTGATGGATATATAAAAAAACCTATTAGTGCGGATACTGTATTGGATAAAGTGAAGGCTTTAGGATTTAAATTGAAATAA